One genomic window of Sodaliphilus pleomorphus includes the following:
- a CDS encoding translation initiation factor has protein sequence MEDWKAKLGAAFQVAVPSDEEIKQAQEQATAGVPKGDALAQQGKHMVNVLLDKKGRKGKQATLVTDLLCNDAALKALAATLKKHCGVGGSARDGEILIQGDRRQQVLDFLTGQGFKARII, from the coding sequence ATGGAAGACTGGAAAGCAAAGCTGGGAGCCGCATTTCAGGTGGCAGTGCCCAGCGACGAGGAAATAAAGCAGGCCCAAGAGCAAGCCACAGCGGGCGTGCCCAAGGGCGACGCGCTCGCCCAGCAAGGGAAGCACATGGTGAATGTGCTGCTCGACAAGAAAGGGCGCAAAGGCAAGCAGGCGACCCTTGTGACCGACCTGCTGTGCAACGATGCTGCACTCAAGGCCCTGGCCGCAACGCTCAAGAAGCATTGCGGCGTGGGCGGGTCGGCACGCGACGGCGAGATTCTGATACAGGGCGACCGCCGGCAGCAAGTGCTCGACTTCCTCACCGGGCAAGGCTTCAAAGCCCGCATCATATAA
- a CDS encoding ABC transporter permease gives MKHWIIDIFNVWKRETKLCFRDEAVLIFFLLLPAMYPVLYSLIYNTEVARDIKVVVVDDCRSQLTRQFARELDATPEVAVMDYVSNMQDAQRLIASHDAYGIVYFPRDFSSNIENGLQGHVSLYCDMGVLMRYKQMLSGLTAVQMDLCTKMQGSKTAPLTYQNSAIIESKQVPIINKSTGIASALLPLILVAVIQQSLILGICVLRAGSRERRLRNKGLDPMDVGAGVSASIIGKSLCHIFIYFIPVVYVLFFVPMFFDFPQLGDPLDILLLMLPFMLASSLLGQTLSVFVNDRESTFLVIAFTSLFFVFLSGISYPRYAMSSLWTALGNMVPLTWGGNGYVALMCGGAELSQVATNYKMLWVLSGVYFVSAYCVERFICRPRYRRMAIYASIDPYSPIKEECRRNAVDYRDW, from the coding sequence ATGAAACACTGGATAATCGACATATTCAACGTGTGGAAGCGTGAGACCAAGTTGTGCTTCCGCGACGAGGCTGTGCTCATCTTCTTCCTCTTGCTGCCTGCCATGTACCCTGTGCTCTACTCGCTCATCTACAACACCGAGGTGGCACGCGACATCAAGGTGGTGGTCGTCGACGACTGCCGCAGCCAGCTCACCCGCCAGTTTGCGCGCGAGCTCGACGCCACCCCCGAGGTGGCTGTGATGGACTATGTGAGCAACATGCAAGACGCCCAGCGCCTCATTGCCAGCCACGACGCCTATGGCATTGTGTATTTTCCACGCGACTTCTCGAGCAATATCGAGAACGGGCTGCAAGGACACGTGTCGCTCTACTGCGACATGGGCGTGCTCATGCGCTACAAGCAGATGCTATCGGGCCTCACAGCCGTGCAGATGGACCTGTGCACCAAGATGCAGGGCAGCAAGACTGCGCCTCTCACCTACCAGAACAGCGCCATCATCGAGAGCAAGCAAGTGCCCATCATCAACAAGTCGACGGGCATAGCCTCGGCACTGCTGCCGCTCATCCTGGTGGCAGTCATCCAGCAGAGCCTGATACTGGGCATATGCGTGCTGCGTGCCGGCAGCCGCGAGCGCCGGCTGCGCAACAAGGGGCTCGACCCCATGGACGTGGGCGCTGGCGTGTCGGCCTCGATCATAGGCAAGAGCTTGTGCCACATCTTCATCTACTTCATTCCTGTGGTGTATGTGCTTTTCTTCGTGCCCATGTTTTTCGACTTCCCGCAGCTGGGCGACCCGCTCGACATCTTGCTGCTCATGCTGCCCTTCATGCTGGCCTCGTCGCTGCTGGGCCAGACGCTCTCGGTTTTTGTCAACGACCGTGAGTCGACCTTCTTGGTCATTGCCTTCACCTCGCTTTTCTTTGTCTTCCTCTCGGGCATCTCCTACCCCCGCTATGCCATGTCGAGCCTGTGGACTGCACTGGGCAACATGGTGCCGCTCACATGGGGCGGCAACGGCTATGTAGCCCTGATGTGCGGGGGAGCCGAACTCTCGCAAGTGGCCACCAACTACAAGATGCTGTGGGTGCTCTCGGGCGTATACTTTGTGTCGGCCTACTGCGTGGAGCGCTTCATATGCCGCCCGCGCTACCGCCGCATGGCCATATATGCCAGCATCGACCCCTACTCGCCCATCAAGGAGGAATGCCGCCGCAACGCCGTCGACTACCGCGACTGGTAG
- a CDS encoding ABC transporter permease, which yields MIKQYFRQAFKRGAVSLVRRQVFVWMMVVMPLLSAFFFFDLMHKGPVTRVPVGVVDLDNSSTSRALSRNLGAMQNVEIKCHFANFQEACDAVQRGDVLGFILMPAHLEERALSGNHPTISYYVSYAYYTPASMMYKGFKTITVLANGAIATVALRTLGMRSEAISATLQPVATQVHPINNPWVNYSYYLNSSFVPALLALLILLVTAFSIGTEFKYGTCRQWLRSSGDSITIALTGKLLPQTCIWCAIGWFIQFMMYRIYQFPLNCHPMIMIVAMVLFVLANQAWAIMAMCVTPNFRYGSTLCTLLGMLTFSFCGFSLPGESMYNWVEALGYVMPAKYYFLLSCDEALNGLPLYYTRYNIAALIGFTILPWLLKWRLKNECLHPVYVP from the coding sequence ATGATCAAGCAATACTTCAGACAAGCATTCAAGCGAGGAGCCGTCTCACTGGTGAGGCGACAGGTGTTTGTGTGGATGATGGTTGTGATGCCGCTGTTGAGTGCCTTCTTCTTTTTCGACCTCATGCACAAGGGGCCCGTCACGCGCGTGCCGGTGGGCGTAGTCGACCTCGACAACTCGTCGACCTCGCGTGCGCTGTCCCGCAACCTGGGCGCAATGCAGAACGTGGAAATCAAGTGCCACTTTGCCAACTTCCAGGAGGCCTGCGATGCCGTGCAGCGCGGCGACGTGCTGGGATTCATCCTCATGCCTGCCCACCTCGAGGAGCGCGCGCTGAGCGGCAACCACCCCACCATAAGCTACTATGTGAGCTATGCCTACTACACGCCGGCATCGATGATGTACAAAGGGTTCAAGACCATCACCGTGCTGGCCAACGGGGCCATCGCCACCGTTGCCTTGCGCACCCTGGGCATGCGCAGCGAGGCCATATCGGCAACACTGCAGCCCGTGGCCACGCAAGTGCACCCCATCAACAACCCATGGGTGAACTACAGCTACTATCTCAACAGCTCCTTTGTGCCTGCACTGCTGGCCCTGCTCATCTTGCTGGTCACAGCCTTCAGCATAGGCACCGAGTTCAAGTACGGCACTTGCCGGCAGTGGCTGCGCAGCTCGGGCGACTCGATCACCATTGCATTGACGGGCAAGCTGCTGCCACAGACGTGTATATGGTGCGCCATAGGGTGGTTTATTCAGTTTATGATGTACCGCATCTACCAGTTTCCGCTCAACTGCCACCCCATGATCATGATAGTGGCCATGGTGCTCTTTGTGCTGGCCAATCAGGCATGGGCCATCATGGCCATGTGCGTGACTCCAAACTTCCGCTACGGCAGCACACTGTGCACGCTGCTGGGCATGCTCACCTTCTCGTTCTGCGGTTTCTCGCTGCCGGGCGAGTCGATGTACAACTGGGTCGAGGCCCTGGGCTATGTGATGCCCGCCAAGTATTACTTCCTGCTCAGCTGCGACGAGGCACTCAACGGGTTGCCATTGTACTACACGCGCTATAATATCGCTGCGCTCATAGGCTTCACCATCTTGCCGTGGCTGCTCAAGTGGCGGTTGAAGAACGAATGCCTGCATCCCGTGTATGTACCCTAA
- a CDS encoding HlyD family secretion protein: MDKADEKKTPATQAQAANQQPKRQVTAPSETKAGGPSATRTQASDVKTESKRREVKDQRTIVRKRDKALLAALGVFTLVMACVALLGILLIHAPKEMTQGQADCDQVRVSGKLPGRIVKFYVKEGDYVHKGDTLVAISSKLADATLYKAKSAQRAAQAASQKVDKGTRTEIKQSTGHIVEQAKAAEDIAKKTYDRMENLYQQGVVTQQRRDEAKAAYDAASAAVRTAQSNAQLAQNGSQAEDKSAAKSMEDVARGTVMEVESVLEDQVLVAPCDGEVSEIYPHVGELVSMGTPIMSISQLDDMWVSFNVREDKLSQMPMDTLINVTIPALNNKKTKLQVYYIHDMGSYAVWNATKAYGQYDSKTFEVKAKPVTPIADFRPGMSVLLDER, encoded by the coding sequence ATGGATAAAGCTGATGAAAAGAAAACACCCGCAACCCAAGCTCAGGCGGCCAACCAACAACCCAAGCGCCAAGTGACAGCGCCAAGTGAGACGAAAGCCGGGGGCCCAAGCGCAACCAGGACCCAAGCCAGCGACGTCAAGACCGAGTCGAAGCGCCGTGAAGTGAAGGACCAGCGCACCATCGTGCGCAAGCGCGACAAGGCTCTGCTTGCCGCACTGGGCGTTTTCACGCTCGTGATGGCCTGCGTGGCCCTGCTGGGCATCTTGCTCATTCACGCCCCCAAGGAGATGACTCAGGGCCAAGCCGACTGCGACCAAGTGCGCGTGTCGGGCAAGCTGCCGGGGCGCATCGTGAAATTCTATGTCAAGGAGGGCGACTATGTGCACAAGGGCGATACCTTGGTAGCCATAAGCAGCAAGCTGGCCGACGCCACACTCTACAAGGCCAAGAGCGCTCAACGCGCCGCCCAGGCAGCCAGCCAGAAGGTGGACAAAGGCACTCGCACCGAGATCAAGCAGAGCACAGGTCACATTGTGGAGCAGGCCAAGGCTGCCGAGGACATTGCCAAGAAGACCTACGACCGCATGGAGAACCTGTACCAGCAGGGCGTGGTCACCCAGCAACGACGCGACGAGGCCAAGGCTGCCTATGACGCCGCAAGCGCCGCCGTGCGCACAGCACAGAGCAATGCCCAGCTGGCCCAAAACGGCAGCCAGGCCGAAGACAAATCGGCCGCCAAGAGCATGGAAGATGTGGCCCGAGGCACGGTGATGGAAGTGGAATCGGTGCTCGAGGACCAAGTGCTTGTGGCTCCCTGCGACGGCGAGGTGAGCGAGATCTACCCCCACGTGGGCGAGCTCGTGTCGATGGGCACACCCATCATGTCGATATCGCAGCTCGACGACATGTGGGTATCGTTCAACGTGCGTGAAGACAAACTCTCGCAGATGCCCATGGACACCTTGATCAACGTCACCATCCCGGCACTCAACAACAAGAAAACAAAACTGCAAGTCTACTATATCCACGACATGGGCAGCTATGCCGTGTGGAACGCCACCAAGGCCTACGGCCAGTACGACAGCAAGACCTTTGAGGTCAAAGCCAAGCCCGTGACACCCATTGCCGACTTCAGGCCAGGCATGTCGGTGCTGCTCGACGAGCGTTGA
- a CDS encoding TolC family protein → MSIQGMAQGTVSLDSCRRMAINNNREIQAGNIKIEQAGYQRKEAAAAYLPSIDLVGGYIYNQHKVSLKKEDQYLPIKTYNSATGKYDFGLVTDPATGMPAVVDGSIVPSMVALLPKSALTADIHNIFAGAITAVQPIYMGGKIRAMNAITKYAEELARSMNDSKIEDVIYNVDQAYWQVVSLRAKEKLVHSYLKLVKNLDSDVEKMMKQGVATQANKLSVDVKVNEGNVNLTKVENGLALSRMLLNQLCGQPIDRRYTLADEDKEDIEGTLRPSRFNMDTVYSKRHEIESLTLATKIYDEKANVTKSEMMPQVAAFAAYHALNPNAYNGFENKFGFGFSVGAMVKVPLWHWGGLSNKYKAALADARIKRVELEDAKEKIALQVNQAAYRYQEAWKTYEKTKANLVSANENLRCATVGYKEGVMNLDEVLTAQTAWFKAYSDNIDAQIDIQLCDVYLSKVLGEMRY, encoded by the coding sequence ATGTCGATACAGGGAATGGCCCAGGGCACAGTATCGCTCGACTCGTGCCGCCGCATGGCCATCAACAACAACAGGGAGATTCAAGCAGGCAACATCAAGATAGAGCAAGCAGGCTACCAGCGCAAGGAAGCCGCCGCGGCCTACCTGCCCAGCATCGACCTTGTGGGTGGCTACATCTACAACCAGCACAAGGTGTCGCTCAAAAAAGAAGACCAGTACCTGCCCATCAAGACCTATAACAGCGCCACAGGCAAGTACGACTTCGGCCTGGTCACCGACCCGGCCACAGGCATGCCGGCAGTGGTCGACGGCTCGATAGTGCCCTCGATGGTGGCACTGCTGCCCAAAAGCGCACTCACGGCCGACATCCACAACATCTTTGCCGGAGCTATCACTGCAGTGCAACCCATCTACATGGGAGGGAAAATAAGAGCCATGAACGCCATCACAAAATATGCCGAAGAGCTGGCCCGCTCGATGAACGACAGCAAAATCGAAGACGTGATCTACAACGTGGACCAAGCCTACTGGCAGGTGGTGTCGCTCAGAGCCAAGGAGAAACTCGTGCACAGCTACTTGAAACTTGTGAAGAACCTCGACAGCGATGTGGAGAAAATGATGAAGCAGGGCGTAGCCACACAAGCCAACAAGCTGAGTGTAGACGTGAAAGTGAACGAGGGCAACGTGAACCTGACCAAGGTGGAAAACGGACTGGCCTTGTCGCGCATGCTGCTCAACCAGCTGTGCGGCCAGCCCATCGACCGCCGCTACACCCTGGCCGATGAGGACAAGGAAGACATCGAGGGCACCCTGCGCCCTTCACGATTCAACATGGACACGGTCTACAGCAAGCGCCACGAGATAGAATCGCTCACGCTGGCCACCAAGATCTACGACGAGAAGGCCAATGTGACCAAGAGCGAGATGATGCCCCAAGTGGCAGCCTTTGCTGCCTATCACGCACTGAACCCCAACGCCTATAACGGCTTTGAAAACAAGTTTGGCTTCGGGTTCTCGGTAGGCGCCATGGTGAAAGTGCCACTGTGGCACTGGGGAGGGCTGTCTAACAAATACAAGGCTGCCCTGGCCGACGCCCGCATCAAGCGTGTAGAGCTCGAAGACGCCAAAGAGAAAATTGCCCTGCAAGTGAACCAAGCCGCCTATCGCTACCAGGAGGCATGGAAGACCTACGAGAAGACCAAGGCCAATCTCGTGTCGGCCAACGAGAACCTGCGCTGTGCCACTGTGGGCTACAAAGAGGGCGTGATGAACCTCGACGAGGTGCTCACCGCCCAAACTGCATGGTTCAAGGCCTATAGCGACAACATCGATGCCCAAATCGACATCCAGCTGTGCGACGTGTACCTGTCGAAGGTGCTGGGCGAGATGAGATATTGA
- a CDS encoding DUF3108 domain-containing protein, which yields MKVIRSIRLGLLAALVALMALPATARTYTSETLNFQIVYHWGVIWKHAGDARLSIKRTPQGYYAQLVGRTRSWADTFYPVRDTLKCTMNSQFLPIRYEKCTHEKKYRARDLVQFSRSNGTTTARCTRWRKSGIKHANLANRGNAYDMLSVFYMLRNLDFGNLAHNKSYVTCIFSGKTKEVLTIKYRGVQAITLRDKSRHQAYHITFKFTQDGKRKSSDDLDAWLSTAPDRRPLMVVGKLPFGEVKCYLSNAGK from the coding sequence ATGAAGGTAATAAGATCCATAAGACTTGGACTGCTTGCGGCATTAGTCGCCTTGATGGCCTTGCCGGCCACAGCCCGCACCTACACAAGCGAGACACTCAATTTCCAAATCGTGTATCACTGGGGTGTGATATGGAAACATGCCGGCGACGCACGGCTCAGCATCAAGCGCACCCCACAAGGCTACTATGCACAGCTCGTGGGCCGCACCCGGTCGTGGGCCGACACGTTCTACCCGGTGCGCGACACCCTGAAGTGCACGATGAACAGCCAGTTTCTGCCCATCAGGTACGAGAAGTGCACCCACGAGAAGAAATACCGTGCCCGCGACCTGGTGCAATTCTCTCGCAGCAACGGCACTACCACAGCCCGGTGCACCCGGTGGCGCAAGAGCGGCATCAAGCATGCCAACCTGGCCAACCGCGGCAATGCCTACGACATGCTCAGTGTGTTCTACATGCTGCGCAACCTCGACTTTGGCAACCTGGCACACAACAAGTCCTATGTGACCTGTATCTTCTCGGGCAAAACCAAGGAGGTGCTCACCATCAAGTATCGCGGCGTGCAGGCCATCACCCTGCGCGACAAGAGTCGCCACCAGGCCTACCACATCACCTTCAAGTTCACGCAAGACGGCAAGCGCAAGTCGAGCGACGACCTCGACGCCTGGCTCTCGACTGCCCCCGACCGCAGGCCGCTCATGGTAGTGGGCAAACTGCCATTTGGCGAGGTGAAATGCTACTTGAGCAACGCTGGCAAGTGA
- a CDS encoding dipeptidase: MNIRNITLALAAVTAGSALACTNLLAGKNATTDGSTLITYAADSHTLYGDLQFLPAADHKPGEMRAIVDWDSGKPLGYIPEVAHTYQVVGNINEHQVTVAESTFGGREELVDTSAIIDYGSLIYIALQRSKTAREAIKVMTDLVARYGYYSEGESFSIGDPNEVWVLEMVGKGPKEKGAVWVAMRIPDDCIAAHANQSRIYNFPLNDKENCLYSKDVISFARKMGYFKGKDKDFEFSTAYAPSDFGTLRGCDARVWSYFNRFKSGMDMYLPYIAGKKGAVRMPLYVKPDKKLSVRDLQNMMRDHYEGTPFDMTVDPGAANYYGVPYRYRPMEFTVDSVKYCQERAIATQQTGFVFVSQMRASLPDEVGGCLWFGVDDANTAVFVPMYCSITEVPDCFKSGKADLYHFDFDAAFWVNNLIANQAYNRYSYMIPDIRKVQGQLEDRFEHNQASTEQRAQELLKASKRQAVEYLTNYSIAESQTYMKAYQDLAKYLFVKYLDGNIKHEKDGKFEYNPYGMPVQPTFGGYTQDYYNTVARGSGDRLKVTEPEK, from the coding sequence ATGAACATCAGAAACATCACACTTGCGCTGGCGGCAGTCACAGCAGGCAGCGCACTGGCCTGCACCAACCTGCTGGCAGGCAAAAATGCCACTACCGACGGCAGCACGCTCATCACCTATGCAGCCGACTCCCACACCCTCTACGGCGACCTGCAGTTTTTGCCCGCAGCCGACCACAAGCCCGGCGAGATGCGCGCCATCGTCGACTGGGACTCGGGCAAGCCGCTGGGCTATATTCCCGAAGTAGCCCACACCTATCAGGTGGTGGGCAACATCAACGAGCACCAGGTGACTGTGGCCGAGTCCACCTTTGGCGGCCGCGAGGAGCTGGTCGACACCTCGGCCATCATCGACTACGGCAGCCTCATCTATATCGCCCTGCAACGCAGCAAGACCGCCCGAGAGGCCATAAAGGTGATGACCGACCTCGTGGCCCGATACGGCTACTACAGCGAGGGCGAGTCGTTCTCGATAGGCGACCCCAACGAGGTGTGGGTGCTCGAGATGGTGGGCAAGGGCCCCAAGGAGAAAGGAGCTGTGTGGGTAGCCATGCGCATCCCCGACGACTGTATCGCCGCCCACGCCAACCAAAGCCGCATCTACAACTTCCCGCTCAACGACAAGGAGAACTGTCTCTACAGCAAGGACGTGATCTCCTTTGCCCGCAAGATGGGCTACTTCAAGGGCAAAGACAAGGACTTTGAGTTTTCTACAGCCTACGCCCCCAGCGACTTCGGCACCCTGCGTGGCTGCGATGCCCGCGTGTGGAGCTACTTCAACCGCTTCAAGAGCGGCATGGACATGTACCTGCCCTACATTGCCGGCAAGAAGGGAGCTGTCCGAATGCCCCTCTATGTGAAGCCCGACAAGAAATTGAGCGTGCGCGACCTGCAGAACATGATGCGCGACCACTACGAGGGCACCCCGTTTGACATGACCGTCGACCCAGGAGCTGCCAACTACTATGGCGTTCCCTACCGCTACCGCCCTATGGAGTTCACCGTCGACAGCGTGAAATACTGCCAGGAGCGCGCCATTGCCACACAGCAGACGGGCTTTGTGTTTGTCTCGCAGATGCGTGCCAGCCTGCCCGACGAGGTGGGAGGCTGCCTGTGGTTTGGTGTCGACGACGCCAACACCGCCGTGTTTGTGCCCATGTACTGCAGCATCACCGAGGTGCCCGACTGCTTCAAGAGCGGCAAGGCCGACCTGTACCACTTCGACTTTGACGCTGCCTTCTGGGTCAACAACCTGATAGCCAACCAAGCCTACAACCGTTACAGCTACATGATCCCCGACATACGCAAAGTGCAGGGCCAGCTCGAGGACCGCTTTGAGCACAACCAGGCCAGCACCGAGCAGCGGGCACAAGAGCTGCTCAAGGCGAGCAAGCGCCAAGCTGTAGAGTATCTCACCAACTACAGCATTGCCGAGTCGCAAACCTACATGAAGGCCTATCAGGACCTGGCCAAATACCTCTTTGTGAAGTATCTCGACGGCAACATCAAGCACGAGAAAGACGGGAAATTTGAGTACAACCCCTACGGTATGCCTGTGCAGCCCACCTTCGGGGGCTACACCCAGGACTACTACAACACCGTGGCACGTGGCAGCGGCGACCGCCTGAAGGTGACCGAGCCCGAGAAGTGA
- a CDS encoding 4'-phosphopantetheinyl transferase family protein produces MAYAGTKTYIDGTVLHMWMLSETSQQLACMCAAEGLPAHCEAKSEYRRREILGERLLVKRIVGQSATLRHNADDDPYIEGCQAHITIAHTRGLLCIGLNATHRMGVDVERYGRRVLGVRDFYVNDEEKTWLDTGDVDGHMVAWMAKEAIFKAVGERQQVGNYASDITVDRFATPHRGQQLAHQGGFKATPYYLHTTMGDRYMITFACAKQYIQKTQIHNQL; encoded by the coding sequence ATGGCCTACGCTGGTACTAAGACATATATCGACGGGACTGTGCTGCACATGTGGATGCTCAGCGAGACCTCGCAACAATTGGCCTGCATGTGTGCTGCCGAGGGACTGCCCGCCCACTGTGAGGCAAAATCGGAATACCGCCGCCGGGAAATTCTGGGCGAGCGACTGCTCGTGAAACGCATCGTGGGCCAAAGCGCCACACTGCGCCACAACGCCGACGACGACCCCTACATCGAGGGGTGCCAGGCACACATCACCATAGCCCACACACGTGGGCTGCTGTGCATTGGGCTCAACGCCACCCACCGCATGGGCGTCGACGTGGAGCGTTACGGGCGGCGCGTGCTGGGCGTGCGCGACTTCTACGTCAACGACGAGGAGAAAACCTGGCTCGATACCGGCGACGTCGACGGCCACATGGTAGCCTGGATGGCCAAGGAAGCCATATTCAAGGCCGTGGGCGAGCGACAGCAAGTGGGCAACTATGCCAGCGACATCACAGTCGACCGTTTTGCCACCCCCCATCGAGGCCAGCAACTCGCCCACCAGGGCGGCTTCAAGGCCACGCCCTACTACCTGCACACCACTATGGGCGACAGGTACATGATCACCTTCGCCTGTGCCAAGCAATACATCCAAAAAACACAAATACACAACCAACTATGA
- the gldE gene encoding gliding motility-associated protein GldE translates to MALDQQAITVNTPTAGSIIAIIIALFALMYSAYNSGSELAYFSLSKEDIDSIDDESKQERIKQLLSKPERLLATILIGNNSVNVLIAVVLNYAMNTIFTFNSAVANFVVQTVILTFLILLFGEIIPKLYASSHNVQFAEMAAPGLSVMMKVFGPLSKLMVKSTLIVRKAVSKRSDDISMEDLNRALEVSDLKSTDEKEMLKGILTFGEKTVTEIMRPRIDVVDIDYDTTFDDVVKTVVENGYSRMPVYEESPDNIKGMLYAKDLLPYIGKRDNSFRWQTLLRPVYFVPETRQIDDLLEDFRKKKVHMAIVVDEYGCTQGICTLEDVLEEIVGDIDDEYDTEEKFYSKVADNTYIFDAKTSLNDFYEVTGTSEDDFDDKQLEDAETIAGLLLNVKGDFPKEKEEITCGRCQFTVLKVKKFRIAKVKVVVSPDNGKDNNKK, encoded by the coding sequence TTGGCCCTTGACCAGCAGGCCATCACCGTCAACACGCCCACTGCGGGCAGTATCATCGCCATCATCATCGCGCTCTTTGCATTGATGTACTCGGCCTACAACTCAGGGTCGGAGCTGGCCTATTTCTCGCTCTCGAAAGAAGATATCGACAGCATCGACGACGAGTCGAAACAAGAAAGAATAAAGCAGCTGCTCTCCAAGCCCGAACGGCTGCTGGCCACAATATTGATAGGCAACAACTCGGTGAACGTGCTCATTGCCGTGGTACTGAACTACGCCATGAACACCATCTTCACCTTCAACAGTGCAGTGGCCAATTTTGTTGTGCAAACCGTGATACTCACCTTCCTGATTCTGCTCTTCGGCGAAATCATACCCAAGCTCTATGCCAGCAGCCACAACGTGCAGTTTGCCGAGATGGCGGCCCCCGGGCTGAGTGTGATGATGAAAGTGTTCGGTCCCCTGTCGAAGCTCATGGTCAAGAGCACCCTGATTGTGCGCAAGGCAGTGAGCAAGCGCAGCGACGACATCTCGATGGAAGACCTGAACCGCGCCCTGGAGGTGAGCGACTTGAAGTCGACCGACGAAAAAGAGATGCTCAAGGGCATACTCACCTTTGGCGAGAAGACGGTGACCGAAATCATGCGTCCGCGCATCGACGTGGTCGACATCGACTACGACACCACATTCGACGACGTGGTGAAGACCGTGGTCGAAAACGGATACTCGCGTATGCCCGTGTATGAAGAAAGCCCCGACAACATCAAGGGCATGCTCTATGCCAAGGACTTGCTGCCCTACATAGGCAAGCGCGACAACAGCTTCAGGTGGCAAACCCTGCTGCGACCGGTGTATTTTGTGCCCGAGACACGGCAAATCGACGACCTGCTCGAGGACTTCCGCAAGAAGAAAGTGCACATGGCCATTGTGGTCGACGAGTATGGCTGCACTCAGGGAATATGCACCCTCGAGGACGTGCTCGAGGAGATTGTGGGCGACATCGACGACGAGTATGACACCGAGGAGAAATTCTACAGCAAGGTGGCCGACAACACCTATATCTTCGATGCCAAGACCTCGCTCAACGACTTCTACGAGGTGACCGGCACCAGCGAGGACGACTTCGACGACAAGCAACTCGAAGATGCCGAGACCATAGCCGGCCTGCTGCTCAACGTGAAAGGCGACTTCCCTAAGGAGAAGGAAGAAATCACCTGTGGCCGCTGCCAGTTTACCGTGCTGAAGGTAAAAAAATTCCGCATCGCCAAGGTGAAAGTCGTCGTCTCCCCCGACAACGGCAAAGACAACAACAAAAAATAA
- a CDS encoding D-Ala-D-Ala carboxypeptidase family metallohydrolase, whose amino-acid sequence MKHFTIRELVKSPTAQRLGISNEPTDAVKANLTALVEHILDPLREAWGAPIIVTSGYRSPALNKAIHGAQSSQHVLGQAADIHTVSDKPEDNSKLLELIIKLGLPYDQVINEYPNKKMQPDWIHVSYSPRHRRNKLTCIGGKYIAGLNP is encoded by the coding sequence ATGAAGCATTTCACCATACGCGAACTCGTAAAGAGCCCTACAGCGCAACGTTTAGGAATTAGCAACGAGCCCACCGACGCCGTCAAGGCCAACCTCACCGCCCTGGTCGAGCACATTCTCGACCCGCTGCGCGAGGCCTGGGGCGCGCCCATCATCGTGACAAGCGGCTACCGCTCGCCAGCACTCAACAAGGCCATACACGGGGCCCAAAGCAGCCAGCATGTGCTTGGCCAAGCAGCCGACATACACACAGTTAGTGACAAGCCAGAGGATAACAGTAAACTCCTTGAGTTAATCATAAAACTCGGCCTGCCCTATGACCAAGTGATTAACGAGTATCCAAACAAGAAAATGCAGCCCGACTGGATACACGTGAGCTACAGTCCAAGACACAGGCGCAACAAGCTGACCTGCATAGGTGGAAAATACATCGCAGGATTAAATCCCTAA